In Chitinophaga sp. HK235, a single window of DNA contains:
- a CDS encoding non-ribosomal peptide synthetase, which yields MNKTLQYKIATDYWLEKTGKPELSEISGTSITPVAPGSQTFALDEATAAALKKICNDQDTGIYVFLVTALSIFLHKYTAATELLIAGPAPVLSNGDTSAAPVFLSANIQSGTTIKQLLQSFQEELKTAYSHRDYPFDKFSEKYQALHGSPRDLFNYAFSYFPLTGANSYREQSKLSFDFRRTATSFELEIHHTGKYAAWFITQMGVHLHQVLQFIVSQPGSKVEDVTFLSSAEKQQLLETFNDTAVDFAEKDQTILALFEKQAKLHPEQVAVQYEDKQLTYHALWQHALQLATLLKDSGIGPKDVVALVCDRSEMMITGMLGVLKAGAAYLPVDADYPDERIQYILKDSAAKFILTTRQVYSEKQDCFSNEAGHLLLLDGIKGDKALADFTIHNAPEDPAYVIYTSGSTGRPKGIAVKHSGVTNFIVAYKGLFNKGIDTSDRVLALANISFDASIAEIFVALTSGATLVVLDKSRLFDAAKLAGFLQAENITFAYIPPVLLKEVYDQLKQQNKPLALNKLFVGAESVIDHILYDYASLIKGIDILNVYGPTETTVIVTTMKYKPALPSGENVSIGKPIPNCRIYILNNALEPVPAGVPGELCIAGAGVTLGYLNNETLTAAKFVDDPFHPGQKMYLSGDLARWTPDGNIQFIGRKDNQVKIRGYRIEPGEIATILQQQPAVKEAVVAPLTDDNGSKYLCAWVVPAGETNITAIRAALSAQLPEYMIPARFVMLEKIPVTSNGKTDFKKLPHPAQQERVISAEEQPANQLEEQLLAIWQELLNIRQIGTNDNFFELGGHSLKAAKLITIILRDLHVEIPLRQVFVNGTIKQLAAYIRQAEQSVRFEIPVAAVTSHSPASFSQRGIYLSYLLNKEAINYNMPSSFEVIGKPDIPRLEAALKALMQRHAILRTGFSFTDEVIMQHIADEVPFEISVVHDEQPDFRAYITNLVRPFDLSNPPMLRALFIQKNDNAGILLFDMHHIISDGISMEVFMKDLQAFYLSEQLPPLKIQYRDYTSWLDDYRNSGDFEKNKQYWLNTFADKQVALDLPVDFPRSAERSLEGELYIVPLDKATASRLRKVVNKEGSTLFLLALAAYNLLLARYTGKKNITVGTPVAGRVHPDLEQLIGMFVHTLPVRCSMDMQQSFTTLLEQVRSTFFTALDHQLYPMEELAEQLELARDLNRNPLFDTMFSYHDLESSVWSGGDFSLVPLELDMKALDVKFDLSASLTTSGEDMMVLFNYSKSLFKAATIEQMAAQYISILEMVSHAPSLSLEAISQHIAPEKTTLPLYEDQPALFRYLGIDDSVYSAAYPLNTTQRDIYLTCVLDPEGYSLRPLAYFHINNPVDVPMWEAALQQVTLEEDGMRSVILTKDAEVFQAVKKETALCFSFLDISREVKTEADIPALVKKYCDENQDISKPPYKHYLFKVNDQHYVMAVSAHHLFVDGTSLKLLVEKTDNAYHLLKAGKYNGTAHTPYRNSVLDHLARFDTTDTENFWKNYLADVQPLSYSGAWSQEDKMVAGTLPVTGEEVQLLQQYCEQHGLKPHIFFKAVFVLLTKYYCSADQDFCIRENIAGRDEHEMNTIGVFSHVFPLLVTQQFFNEGTSFAELCRHLQQQKRTANPYRDISLALQNHIIGDEPLSFFYNYQNYIAPDTKMKMSALQRVYSGLSNHIELRVTAHSEGYTLKLEYNEKTFNGTHFLDRVQLLLTQVLRENIPLQKLQYLTQEELQELTAFGSNPGEKAERNVLELFEEQVQQKPDHVAVVFRDKNITYAELDRAADAVAAHLQEQGAQTGDIIGIMVDRSEWMIIGMLGVMKSGAAYLPIDPEYPQDRIDYLLSDSNAKMLLTHASGINRHPHSIIIEEIAQRNAAPVKHPIAPDQLAYVIYTSGTTGRPKGVLVEHRALSNVDLAWRKAYDLDKFEPRSLQMASFSFDMFTGEVVRMLTNGGRAIICTSEIRLDPVSFYELLTSNQINVLESTPALIAPLMDYIWEHKKDISFLKMIIVGSDACPLPFFKTLLERYAPGIRVLNSYGVTETCVDSGFYETSVTSLPAAGNTPIGTPLLNYTYYVCNASHQLVPVGQPGELWIGGAGVARGYQNRPDTTAEKFIISPHTQERVYRTGDLVRWLPCGNLEFMGRGDEQVKVRGYRIELKEIESVLLQLPQIKEVAVTVFGQANEKEMVCWYVSQSGKTLEDLKEQLKQYLPDYMVPAFFIALDHLPVTHNGKIDKKSLQDPLKYMDTQSTITATPETATEQALLTVWQDILKRNKIGVLDNFFELGGQSLRAMVLVSRIQKNFSADISLKDIFTYPTIRSLAVHIDNNALSAHQAPITKIAEQPHYLLSPAQKRMYVISHFKGAEISHNICDVCWVHGQLDIHRLEAAFQAMTNRHESLRTSFSMVNGEPVQVIHPKGTFHLTHLHGKEEDATTVAKNFVKGYDLSQAPLLRATVMEVNPEKHLLLFDIHHIISDEVSTGIFLRELWALYRGAMLPELSVQYKDYVAWLYSPANAGVITRQKQYWVQQLQGELPVMEMPYDFPRPLTKTFEGKDHLFRLDDSTAARALEFISRKGITLNMLMLSVYNILLSKYTSLEDIIVGIPVAGRTHADLEPVIGMFVNTLALRSYPTAEKVFEHFLDEVKATALAAYENQDYPFEELVETLQIKRDPGRNPLFDVLFQFISKQPREEYQGLHFEPFPLNMSVAKFDLTFLTIQSGEQIDFLLNYNSALLTEGSAQRFVKHFCNVLKQVLNNPAITLREVTLPDEAEIAQLRAFGGSPEKDAPRVTIPQLWQEKAPLYKDQIAVETSAGSITFGELDQQSTTLAIYLQEVYQVKPGDKVALMLQRTLDMPVALLAILKTGAAYVPVDPSFPAQRIEYILNNSECTMILADKDYHYSQPLFNIHGERQNISQQQLKPIHISPDDLAYIIYTSGSTGVPKGAMLEHLNVTSFVRNFEPVYGIVPGDKILAISNITFDLSVLEILCSLLSGVTVLLANDAEINDFPKVKELILQHKVNTLQMTPSRLSLFLNTVGLSVLSDIKTVITGGEPVTTGLFNSLKRCKNTRVFTSCGPTETCIYSTTDEAKDDRITIGKPLLNEQVFIVGNHGQLQPINVVGEIYIAGSGVGRGYCNQEALTNEKYFRDETLSLSPERIYKSGDIGRWLPDGRIECLGRKDTQVKLRGYRIELGELENALGKMEGIGVTAAIITTVKGEKQIAAFYEADREYGYSTIRTFLADRLPSYMLPLFCIHVEKMPINSNGKIDRKALDQLAQQHQAADRPFDEPVGTLQKALAEIWKSILDLDRISSTDNFFEIGGNSIKLIQVLNRIKKELDVNVPLTAAFTYPTIKALAEKIKMITEFGSVSEEEFYSVANAGKPQTIFCLPPAIGYSFIYAALAEYFPDYTICCLHFIEEENRLEKYFQVMDELQPDQPLILLGYSAGGNFAFELAKELENRGREVSDIILLDSFKRWLSKAKTPVELEATVHAYYQIVDWSIFAVEPEYLEVLKKNTMSKIEGYCKYMNGKTDPDTTNARIHLVKSKDEWQTPETNRDWKESSTNSFHIYEGEGRHPEMFNPEYISHNAGLISTILQQINVSQPSVV from the coding sequence ATGAACAAAACACTTCAATATAAAATTGCTACCGACTATTGGTTGGAGAAAACCGGAAAACCGGAACTGTCTGAAATAAGTGGTACATCCATTACCCCTGTTGCTCCCGGCAGTCAGACCTTCGCGCTGGATGAAGCCACTGCAGCTGCGCTGAAAAAAATATGCAATGATCAGGATACCGGTATCTATGTGTTTTTAGTCACTGCGTTATCCATCTTTCTGCATAAATACACAGCTGCAACAGAACTGCTGATAGCAGGTCCTGCACCAGTGCTGTCCAACGGAGATACTTCCGCTGCCCCGGTATTCCTGTCTGCCAATATTCAGTCAGGTACCACCATCAAACAGCTGCTTCAATCATTCCAGGAAGAGCTGAAAACTGCCTATTCTCACCGGGATTATCCTTTTGATAAATTCTCAGAAAAATATCAGGCGCTGCATGGCTCTCCCAGAGACCTGTTCAATTACGCCTTTTCCTACTTTCCGTTAACAGGTGCCAACAGCTACCGCGAACAGTCGAAGCTCTCCTTCGACTTCCGTAGAACAGCCACTTCGTTTGAACTGGAAATCCATCATACCGGCAAATACGCCGCCTGGTTTATCACACAGATGGGCGTTCATTTGCATCAGGTACTGCAGTTCATTGTCAGTCAACCTGGCTCCAAAGTGGAAGACGTCACTTTCCTTTCCTCCGCAGAAAAACAACAACTGCTGGAAACATTCAATGATACAGCTGTTGACTTCGCAGAGAAAGACCAGACCATCCTGGCATTATTCGAAAAACAAGCGAAACTGCATCCCGAGCAAGTGGCAGTACAGTATGAAGACAAACAACTGACCTATCATGCCTTATGGCAGCATGCCCTGCAACTGGCCACCCTGCTGAAAGACAGCGGCATCGGTCCTAAAGACGTAGTAGCCCTGGTTTGTGATCGTTCCGAAATGATGATCACCGGCATGCTGGGTGTATTAAAAGCCGGAGCAGCTTATCTGCCGGTAGATGCTGACTATCCGGATGAACGCATTCAGTATATCCTGAAAGACAGTGCTGCCAAATTTATTCTTACCACCCGCCAGGTGTACAGCGAAAAACAGGACTGCTTCAGCAACGAAGCCGGTCATCTGTTGCTGCTGGATGGAATCAAGGGAGATAAAGCGTTAGCGGATTTCACGATCCATAATGCTCCGGAAGATCCGGCTTATGTTATCTATACTTCCGGCTCTACCGGCCGTCCCAAAGGCATTGCCGTAAAACACAGCGGCGTTACCAATTTTATAGTGGCCTACAAAGGTCTTTTCAATAAAGGCATTGACACCAGCGACCGTGTACTGGCCCTGGCCAATATCTCATTTGATGCCAGCATCGCGGAAATATTCGTAGCCCTCACCAGTGGCGCCACCCTGGTGGTACTGGATAAAAGCCGCCTCTTCGATGCAGCTAAACTGGCCGGATTCCTGCAAGCGGAAAATATCACCTTCGCTTATATTCCGCCGGTGTTGCTGAAAGAAGTATACGATCAACTTAAACAGCAAAACAAACCCCTTGCACTCAATAAGTTGTTTGTAGGCGCAGAATCTGTTATCGATCATATCCTGTATGATTATGCCAGTCTGATAAAGGGAATAGATATCCTTAACGTTTACGGCCCTACGGAAACAACCGTTATCGTTACTACGATGAAATACAAGCCGGCACTACCTTCCGGAGAAAATGTATCCATCGGAAAACCGATACCCAACTGCCGGATTTACATCCTGAACAATGCGCTGGAACCTGTTCCCGCAGGAGTGCCCGGTGAACTCTGTATTGCCGGAGCTGGTGTAACACTGGGCTATCTCAACAATGAAACCCTTACTGCTGCCAAATTTGTGGATGATCCTTTTCATCCGGGTCAAAAGATGTATCTCTCCGGCGACCTCGCCAGATGGACACCAGACGGGAACATCCAGTTTATTGGCAGAAAAGACAACCAGGTAAAAATCCGTGGCTACCGCATAGAGCCGGGAGAAATAGCCACCATCCTGCAACAACAGCCTGCCGTAAAAGAGGCAGTGGTAGCACCACTGACAGATGATAACGGCAGCAAATACCTCTGCGCCTGGGTAGTACCCGCTGGGGAAACTAATATCACCGCCATACGCGCAGCCTTATCAGCACAGCTGCCGGAATACATGATCCCTGCAAGATTTGTGATGCTGGAAAAGATCCCCGTTACCAGCAACGGTAAAACGGATTTTAAAAAATTACCACATCCTGCACAGCAGGAAAGAGTCATCAGTGCAGAGGAACAACCGGCCAATCAGCTGGAAGAGCAGCTGCTGGCCATCTGGCAGGAACTTTTAAACATCCGTCAGATCGGCACTAACGATAATTTCTTTGAACTGGGTGGCCACTCGCTGAAAGCGGCCAAACTCATCACCATTATCCTTCGTGACCTGCATGTGGAAATTCCGTTGCGGCAGGTATTTGTAAATGGTACTATCAAACAACTGGCGGCATACATCCGGCAGGCAGAACAATCGGTACGGTTCGAAATACCTGTTGCCGCTGTTACCAGCCACTCTCCTGCTTCCTTCTCACAAAGGGGCATCTACCTGAGCTACCTGCTGAACAAAGAGGCTATTAACTACAATATGCCTTCTTCCTTCGAGGTGATCGGCAAACCGGATATTCCCCGGCTGGAAGCGGCGCTGAAAGCCCTTATGCAGAGACATGCCATACTGAGAACCGGCTTTAGTTTCACCGACGAAGTAATCATGCAGCATATTGCCGATGAAGTGCCTTTTGAAATAAGCGTTGTCCATGATGAGCAGCCTGATTTCAGAGCATATATCACCAATCTCGTTCGTCCTTTTGATTTGAGCAACCCACCTATGTTGCGGGCCCTCTTTATTCAAAAGAACGACAACGCCGGCATACTGCTCTTTGATATGCATCATATTATCTCTGATGGCATCTCCATGGAGGTATTCATGAAAGACTTACAGGCATTCTATCTGTCGGAACAATTACCGCCGCTGAAAATTCAGTACAGGGATTATACCTCCTGGCTGGATGATTACCGCAACAGCGGCGACTTTGAGAAAAATAAACAATACTGGCTCAATACCTTCGCCGACAAACAGGTGGCATTAGATCTGCCGGTAGATTTCCCCCGCTCCGCTGAAAGAAGCCTGGAAGGAGAATTGTATATCGTCCCGCTGGATAAAGCGACTGCTTCCCGCCTCCGGAAAGTTGTCAATAAAGAAGGAAGTACCCTCTTCCTGCTGGCATTAGCGGCCTACAACCTGCTGCTGGCCAGGTACACCGGCAAAAAGAATATTACGGTGGGAACCCCTGTGGCCGGCCGCGTCCATCCTGATCTGGAGCAGCTGATCGGCATGTTCGTACATACGTTACCGGTAAGATGCTCCATGGATATGCAGCAGTCCTTCACCACCCTGCTGGAACAGGTTCGCAGCACTTTCTTCACCGCTCTCGATCATCAGCTGTATCCGATGGAAGAACTGGCCGAACAGCTGGAACTGGCACGTGACCTCAACAGGAACCCGCTTTTTGATACCATGTTCAGCTACCACGACCTGGAGTCATCCGTATGGTCAGGCGGAGATTTTTCGCTGGTGCCGCTGGAACTGGACATGAAAGCACTGGATGTAAAATTCGATCTCTCTGCATCCCTCACTACCTCCGGTGAAGACATGATGGTGCTTTTCAATTATTCAAAAAGTCTGTTCAAAGCCGCTACCATAGAGCAGATGGCGGCACAATACATTTCCATCCTGGAGATGGTTTCACATGCGCCGTCCCTGTCACTCGAAGCCATCAGCCAGCACATTGCGCCGGAAAAAACAACGCTTCCACTGTATGAAGACCAGCCGGCGCTGTTCCGTTACCTGGGCATAGATGACTCAGTATACTCAGCTGCCTATCCGCTGAATACCACCCAGCGGGATATATATCTCACCTGCGTGCTGGACCCCGAAGGCTACAGCCTCCGTCCCCTGGCCTACTTCCATATCAACAACCCGGTGGACGTACCCATGTGGGAAGCTGCCCTTCAACAGGTAACCCTTGAAGAAGACGGTATGCGCTCTGTTATCCTCACAAAAGATGCAGAGGTGTTTCAGGCAGTAAAAAAAGAAACAGCACTGTGCTTCAGCTTCCTCGATATTAGCCGGGAAGTTAAGACAGAGGCGGATATCCCTGCTCTTGTTAAAAAATACTGCGATGAAAACCAGGACATCAGCAAACCACCTTATAAGCACTACCTGTTTAAGGTAAACGATCAGCATTATGTGATGGCGGTCAGCGCCCACCACCTTTTTGTGGACGGCACTTCACTCAAGCTGCTGGTTGAAAAAACAGACAATGCCTATCATCTCCTGAAAGCTGGAAAATATAACGGAACCGCACACACGCCATATCGCAACAGTGTGCTGGACCACCTGGCCCGCTTTGATACCACCGATACAGAAAACTTCTGGAAGAATTACCTGGCAGATGTTCAGCCATTATCTTATTCCGGCGCATGGTCGCAGGAAGATAAAATGGTGGCCGGCACCCTGCCTGTAACCGGTGAAGAAGTACAACTGCTGCAACAATATTGCGAACAGCATGGCCTGAAGCCGCATATTTTCTTCAAAGCAGTTTTTGTACTGCTTACCAAATACTACTGCTCTGCTGACCAGGATTTCTGTATCAGGGAAAATATTGCTGGTCGCGATGAACATGAGATGAACACCATCGGTGTTTTCTCCCATGTATTCCCGCTGCTGGTTACACAACAGTTCTTTAATGAAGGGACTTCCTTCGCGGAACTGTGCCGTCACCTGCAACAGCAGAAGAGAACGGCCAACCCTTACCGGGATATTTCGCTTGCCCTGCAAAACCATATCATCGGAGACGAGCCACTGTCTTTCTTCTATAACTACCAGAACTATATTGCCCCGGATACGAAAATGAAGATGAGTGCCCTGCAACGGGTGTACAGTGGGCTGAGTAATCATATAGAATTAAGGGTAACAGCTCACAGTGAAGGCTATACGTTAAAGCTCGAATACAATGAAAAGACATTTAACGGTACCCACTTCCTGGACCGTGTGCAGCTCCTGCTCACACAGGTACTCCGCGAGAATATACCTCTGCAGAAACTGCAATACCTGACACAGGAAGAGCTGCAGGAACTGACGGCTTTCGGCAGCAACCCCGGAGAAAAAGCAGAAAGAAATGTGCTTGAATTGTTTGAAGAACAGGTACAACAGAAACCCGACCATGTGGCCGTTGTATTCCGTGATAAAAACATCACCTACGCAGAACTGGACCGGGCAGCCGACGCTGTGGCCGCACATTTGCAGGAACAGGGCGCCCAAACAGGAGATATCATCGGTATCATGGTGGACCGCTCCGAATGGATGATTATCGGCATGCTGGGTGTCATGAAATCAGGTGCAGCTTATCTGCCCATAGACCCCGAATATCCGCAGGATAGAATTGATTACCTCCTGAGCGACAGTAACGCTAAAATGCTGCTGACACACGCTTCCGGAATAAACAGACATCCGCATAGTATTATCATCGAAGAGATAGCCCAGCGAAATGCAGCGCCTGTCAAACACCCCATTGCCCCCGATCAGCTGGCATATGTGATCTATACCTCCGGTACTACGGGCAGGCCCAAAGGCGTGCTGGTAGAGCACCGTGCCCTGAGTAATGTGGACCTGGCCTGGCGTAAAGCTTATGACCTGGATAAATTTGAACCACGCTCACTGCAAATGGCGAGCTTCTCTTTTGACATGTTCACCGGCGAAGTGGTACGTATGCTCACCAATGGCGGACGCGCGATTATCTGCACCTCTGAAATCCGTTTGGACCCGGTTTCGTTTTACGAACTGCTGACATCAAACCAGATCAATGTGCTGGAATCCACTCCTGCATTGATTGCTCCGCTGATGGACTATATATGGGAACATAAGAAAGATATCAGCTTCCTGAAAATGATCATCGTAGGTTCTGATGCCTGTCCGCTGCCTTTCTTCAAAACACTGCTGGAAAGATATGCACCTGGAATCAGAGTACTCAACAGTTATGGCGTAACCGAAACCTGCGTCGATTCAGGGTTCTATGAAACATCGGTTACATCCCTCCCGGCTGCCGGCAATACGCCCATCGGAACACCGCTGTTAAACTATACCTACTATGTATGTAACGCATCCCATCAGCTGGTACCAGTAGGCCAACCGGGAGAACTGTGGATAGGCGGAGCTGGCGTGGCCAGAGGCTACCAGAACAGACCTGATACCACTGCAGAAAAATTCATCATCAGTCCGCATACACAGGAAAGAGTCTATAGAACAGGGGACCTGGTACGATGGCTGCCTTGCGGCAACCTCGAATTCATGGGCCGCGGAGATGAACAGGTAAAAGTGCGTGGCTACAGGATAGAATTAAAAGAGATAGAAAGCGTGCTGTTGCAACTGCCGCAGATAAAAGAAGTGGCAGTAACCGTTTTCGGCCAGGCAAATGAGAAGGAAATGGTATGCTGGTATGTAAGCCAGTCAGGGAAAACACTGGAAGACCTCAAGGAGCAGTTGAAACAATACCTCCCCGATTATATGGTGCCCGCTTTCTTTATCGCCCTGGACCATCTACCGGTAACGCATAATGGAAAAATAGATAAAAAGTCATTGCAGGACCCGTTGAAGTACATGGACACACAAAGTACCATTACCGCTACTCCGGAAACTGCCACAGAACAGGCCTTGCTCACCGTATGGCAGGATATCCTGAAGAGAAATAAAATCGGCGTACTCGATAATTTCTTTGAACTGGGTGGTCAGTCATTAAGAGCCATGGTGCTGGTGTCCAGGATTCAGAAAAATTTCTCTGCTGATATTTCCCTGAAAGATATCTTCACTTATCCTACGATCAGGTCGCTGGCCGTACATATAGACAACAACGCCTTGTCTGCCCATCAGGCGCCTATCACCAAAATAGCAGAACAACCACATTATCTGCTCTCTCCGGCACAAAAAAGGATGTACGTCATCAGTCACTTTAAGGGAGCAGAAATCAGTCATAATATCTGTGATGTTTGCTGGGTACATGGCCAACTGGATATACACAGACTGGAAGCCGCTTTCCAGGCAATGACCAACAGACATGAAAGTCTGCGTACCTCTTTCAGTATGGTCAATGGAGAACCTGTACAGGTAATACATCCCAAAGGTACTTTCCATCTAACCCACCTGCATGGCAAGGAAGAAGATGCCACCACTGTGGCCAAAAACTTTGTGAAAGGATACGACCTCAGTCAGGCTCCCCTGCTCCGTGCCACGGTGATGGAAGTAAATCCGGAAAAACATCTGCTGCTCTTCGATATCCATCATATCATCAGCGATGAGGTGTCTACCGGTATCTTCCTCCGAGAGCTGTGGGCCTTATATAGAGGTGCTATGCTGCCGGAACTGTCTGTTCAGTATAAAGACTATGTAGCCTGGTTATACTCCCCTGCCAATGCAGGTGTGATTACCCGTCAGAAACAATATTGGGTACAGCAGCTGCAGGGCGAGCTGCCGGTAATGGAAATGCCATATGACTTTCCACGGCCGCTGACAAAGACTTTCGAAGGGAAAGACCATCTCTTCCGGCTCGACGACAGCACCGCTGCCCGTGCGCTTGAATTCATCAGCCGCAAAGGCATTACCCTCAATATGCTGATGCTGTCGGTTTATAATATCCTCCTGTCCAAATACACTTCACTGGAAGATATTATCGTAGGCATACCAGTGGCAGGACGCACCCATGCCGATCTGGAGCCGGTTATAGGCATGTTTGTGAATACGCTGGCACTGCGCAGCTATCCGACAGCAGAAAAAGTGTTTGAACATTTTCTGGATGAAGTAAAGGCTACTGCCCTTGCTGCCTATGAAAACCAGGACTATCCTTTTGAAGAACTGGTGGAAACACTTCAGATCAAAAGAGACCCGGGCAGAAACCCGCTGTTCGATGTATTGTTCCAGTTTATCAGCAAACAGCCGCGTGAAGAATATCAGGGTCTGCACTTTGAGCCATTCCCGCTGAACATGAGCGTTGCCAAGTTTGATCTCACCTTCCTCACGATACAATCGGGAGAGCAGATTGATTTTCTGTTGAACTACAACAGCGCATTACTGACAGAAGGCTCTGCACAGCGGTTTGTCAAACATTTCTGCAATGTGCTTAAACAGGTGTTAAACAACCCGGCGATCACCCTCAGGGAAGTTACCCTGCCGGATGAAGCTGAAATAGCCCAGCTCAGGGCATTCGGAGGCAGCCCCGAAAAAGACGCACCTCGTGTCACCATCCCTCAGCTGTGGCAGGAAAAAGCGCCTTTGTACAAAGACCAGATAGCCGTGGAAACATCCGCAGGCAGCATCACCTTCGGTGAACTGGACCAACAATCCACTACGCTGGCCATCTACCTGCAGGAAGTATACCAGGTGAAACCAGGAGATAAAGTAGCCCTTATGCTGCAAAGAACCCTGGATATGCCGGTAGCGCTGCTGGCCATCCTGAAAACAGGAGCGGCTTATGTGCCTGTTGATCCGAGTTTCCCGGCACAGCGCATTGAATACATTTTAAACAACAGTGAGTGCACCATGATCCTTGCCGACAAGGACTATCACTACTCACAGCCGTTGTTTAACATCCATGGCGAACGGCAAAACATCAGCCAGCAACAGCTGAAACCCATACATATCTCCCCCGACGATCTGGCTTATATCATTTACACCTCCGGCTCTACCGGTGTTCCCAAAGGCGCTATGCTGGAACATCTCAACGTAACCAGCTTTGTGCGCAATTTTGAACCGGTATATGGTATCGTTCCGGGTGACAAGATACTGGCCATCAGCAATATCACGTTTGACCTGTCTGTGCTGGAAATCCTGTGCAGCCTGCTCTCCGGCGTAACTGTACTGCTGGCGAATGATGCGGAAATAAACGATTTCCCGAAAGTGAAGGAACTGATCCTGCAGCACAAAGTAAACACACTGCAGATGACACCTTCCCGACTCTCCCTATTCCTGAACACAGTAGGTTTAAGTGTTTTATCCGATATCAAAACAGTGATAACGGGAGGCGAGCCGGTAACCACAGGGTTGTTCAACAGCTTAAAAAGATGCAAAAACACCCGGGTATTTACCAGCTGCGGCCCCACCGAAACCTGCATATACAGCACTACAGACGAAGCGAAAGACGACAGGATTACGATAGGGAAACCACTGTTGAACGAACAGGTATTCATTGTGGGCAACCACGGCCAGTTACAGCCGATCAATGTAGTGGGAGAAATATACATCGCAGGATCAGGTGTGGGAAGAGGTTACTGCAATCAGGAAGCCCTCACTAACGAGAAATATTTCCGCGATGAAACATTATCCCTGTCCCCTGAAAGAATATACAAATCAGGAGACATCGGAAGATGGCTGCCCGACGGCCGTATTGAATGTCTGGGCAGAAAAGATACACAGGTGAAGCTGAGAGGCTACCGTATTGAACTGGGTGAACTGGAAAACGCACTGGGCAAAATGGAAGGCATTGGTGTAACAGCTGCCATCATCACCACTGTTAAAGGTGAAAAGCAGATCGCTGCATTCTATGAAGCCGACCGGGAATATGGTTACTCTACCATCCGTACTTTCCTGGCCGACCGTCTGCCCAGCTATATGTTACCACTGTTCTGCATACACGTAGAAAAAATGCCGATCAACAGCAATGGCAAAATTGACCGTAAGGCACTGGACCAGCTGGCACAACAACACCAGGCTGCCGACCGTCCTTTTGATGAACCGGTAGGTACACTGCAGAAAGCGCTGGCAGAAATCTGGAAAAGTATACTGGATCTCGATCGTATCAGCAGTACCGACAACTTCTTCGAAATCGGCGGTAACTCCATCAAACTTATCCAGGTACTGAACAGGATTAAGAAAGAACTGGACGTGAACGTTCCGCTCACCGCCGCCTTCACTTATCCTACCATCAAAGCGCTGGCAGAGAAGATAAAGATGATCACCGAATTTGGCAGTGTGTCTGAAGAAGAATTCTATTCCGTGGCCAACGCAGGAAAACCACAAACCATTTTCTGCCTTCCGCCCGCTATCGGCTATTCCTTCATATACGCCGCACTGGCAGAGTATTTCCCGGACTATACCATCTGCTGTTTGCATTTCATCGAAGAAGAAAACAGACTGGAGAAATACTTCCAGGTGATGGACGAGCTGCAGCCCGACCAACCGCTGATACTGCTGGGATATTCCGCCGGAGGTAACTTTGCATTCGAACTGGCCAAAGAGCTGGAAAACAGAGGACGTGAGGTATCCGACATTATTTTACTCGATAGCTTCAAACGCTGGCTCTCCAAAGCTAAAACACCGGTAGAGCTGGAAGCTACTGTACACGCCTACTACCAGATCGTAGACTGGTCTATCTTTGCGGTAGAACCCGAATACCTGGAAGTGCTCAAGAAAAACACCATGAGCAAAATTGAAGGCTATTGCAAGTACATGAACGGTAAAACAGATCCGGATACTACCAATGCCAGAATACATCTTGTAAAATCAAAAGATGAATGGCAAACACCGGAAACTAACCGCGACTGGAAAGAAAGCTCCACCAACAGTTTTCATATCTATGAAGGAGAAGGCCGGCATCCGGAAATGTTTAATCCGGAATATATATCACATAATGCCGGACTTATTTCAACGATCCTGCAACAGATCAATGTATCGCAACCATCAGTTGTATAA